The Brassica napus cultivar Da-Ae chromosome A5 unlocalized genomic scaffold, Da-Ae chrA05_Random_12, whole genome shotgun sequence genomic sequence TCTAGATTCTTCTGCAGTGAGAGTTGTTGAAGGGGCTGTCACTGAAACAACTCTGCTACTGGAGCAAAAGTGGGACAAAATATTCTACACAGGTTTGGCTTAGTCTGTTTCCTTTCCAAGTCTAATATGAAACACACTTGTAGTGAATTATTTCAGGAGACTAAAATGTTCCACTCTTGCTTGGTTAGGTAGTTCTAGAATTGGGCGTATCATAATGATGGCAGCTGCAAAACATCTCACACCGGTTGTCCTGGAGCTTGGAGGAAAATCTCCTGTTGTTATAGACTCAGACACCAATCTGAAAGTACTGAAAATACTCCTTTTCCTAGATTCATCCTCTGACTTGTTTATCTAGAGGCATTGTTGCATTTCCTTTGTTTAGAGGCTGAaagtgatatatttttattcttctttttgcTACGAAGATTACTGCCAAACGGATAATTGCAGGCAAATGGGGTTGCAACAATGGACAGGCATGCATTTCTCCAGACTACATCTTGACAACAAAAGAATTTTCTCCAAAAGTGGTACGGTGAAGAAACTTAAGATTGATTTTTGCTGCACGTTTTTAATTTGACCTTTATCTTTTCTCTGCCCAAGATTGATGCACTGAAGCAAGAATTGGAGGCATTTTATGGGAAGAACCCTATGGAGTCCAAAGATATGTCACGAATTGTAAACTCGAATCACTTTGATCGCCTGTCTAAGATGTTAGAGGAGAAGGAAGTTTCTGACAAAATCGTCTATGGGGGTCAAAAGAACAGAGACAAGCTGTGAGTTCCTCTTTATATTGACGATGGATGACATCATTTCCCTTTTGTTAATCTCTTTTCTCCATCCTTCAGGAAAATTGCTCCAACAATCTTGGTCGACGTGCCATTAGATTCTCAGATAATGAGTGAAGAAATATTTGGCCCTCTCCTTCCAATCATCACGGTAAGAACCATTTGTCAATCTATGAAGGCTCTGCTTCATTCGATTATGTTTCAAAAGGCATATTTAACGATCTATTTTGTTCCGCACAGCTCAACAACTTGGAAGAGTGTTTTGACGTGATTCGTTCTCGACCTAAGCCACTTGCTGCATATTTGTTTACCCAAAACCAGAAGTTGAAAGAGAGATTTGCCTTGACAGTTTCTGCTGGAGGCATCGTGGTCAACGACATAGCTGTTCATGTAAAAACAATCGCTCTATCCAAGCAATTGTTTaattatcataataataataataataataatgtattaACATCCAAACATATCCGACATTGTGCAGCTTGCAGTTCCCACATTGCCATTCGGAGGAGTCGGTGAAAGTGGAATGGGTTCTTACCATGGTAAGTTCTCATTTGATGCTTTTAGTCACAAGAAGGCTGTTCTCTACAAAAGCTTTATAGGTGATGCAGCAATCAGGTATCCACCCTACTCTACAGGAAAGCTTAGATTGTTAAAGGCGCTTGTCAACAGCAATATACTCGAAATATTCAGAGTCATTTTAGGTTTATCTTAAAAGGTTGAAGATAAAACAACTACACACACATTCTCTTCGATTGGGTTTTTTGTTGTATGTTTTGGTGTTGATGAATATTGAAAGTCTATAAATAAGTGGTTTCTTCTTTTCAACTTGGTTGTTTACAAACTTAGATGACAAAAGTAAAGAGTctctttggatttttttttttatctaaccaTGTTGTAAAAGCCTCCCCTAAATAAAAAAGGGAAAGAAAGATTGTATCAGCAAACGCAATCAAGAAGAGTCTTCTTGAAGAATGCTCTGAATCTCTGCCCTTTGATCATCTGTAAGTTGTTGTGGGAACTTAGTCCGAAACCAAACTCTCAAATCTCCTCTCTTCTTCCCTCCCTCCTTTGGATTTGGCATACCTTTGCCTTGAACCACTGTGACATATCCAGGGTGAATAACATCTTTTATCTTCAAACTCATGTTGTCACCATCAGGTAAGGCAACACAGAACTCGAATCCCGTTAGAGCTTCGAGTAGAGAGACTTCCACCACCATTTCAAGGTCATCTCCTTCTCTTTTAAACACCCCATGCTCTTTCTCGACTATCACGAATGTCAAATCAGCCGGTACACTCCCCATTGCTTCGTTTCCTTTTCCTTCAAATGTTACTTTGGTTCCTCCTTTCCATCCTGGTTTCACTTTTATTTCCACCGTCTCTTCCTCCTCGCTCAGTTGCCTACACAACAAAGTTAAATCTTAGTTAGTCTTGTTTTTCAAAAGGACTCGTATATCCaaagttgagttttttttttttttttttttgtgaaagaaGCAAACCCTGAGGTTGTAATCACATCTCTCTTGATCTTAATCTTCTTAGTGCATCCGTTGCATAGCTCCTCGAGTGTGCAGCT encodes the following:
- the LOC125594214 gene encoding aldehyde dehydrogenase family 3 member H1-like, with amino-acid sequence MVKVFQAADATDLVTELRRSFDDGVTRGYEWRVTQLKKLLLICDNHEPEIVSALHDDLGKPELESSVYEVALLRNSINLAVKQLKDWMAPDKAKTSLTTFPASAEIVYEPLGVVLVISAWNYPFLLSIDPVIGAISAGNAVVLKPSELAPASSSLLAKLLEQYLDSSAVRVVEGAVTETTLLLEQKWDKIFYTGSSRIGRIIMMAAAKHLTPVVLELGGKSPVVIDSDTNLKITAKRIIAGKWGCNNGQACISPDYILTTKEFSPKVIDALKQELEAFYGKNPMESKDMSRIVNSNHFDRLSKMLEEKEVSDKIVYGGQKNRDKLKIAPTILVDVPLDSQIMSEEIFGPLLPIITLNNLEECFDVIRSRPKPLAAYLFTQNQKLKERFALTVSAGGIVVNDIAVHLAVPTLPFGGVGESGMGSYHGKFSFDAFSHKKAVLYKSFIGDAAIRYPPYSTGKLRLLKALVNSNILEIFRVILGLS
- the LOC125594215 gene encoding protein psi1-like, yielding MATHGAAQPSTKKRSFLLRDFFKLFRAISRVLPREKSNHIHKANHEEQIFNVSDDPNAFRFQESKPVANKVEGANFCKVRSYRFDNSASFVGRRKPSSLSRSCSQNTATTNPNLTMRSLSFLGRSNSSSNKTDSNGFMPTLMRSTTTVPRSLANPILYSSSSAKVAKPQATEKKLSCTLEELCNGCTKKIKIKRDVITTSGQLSEEEETVEIKVKPGWKGGTKVTFEGKGNEAMGSVPADLTFVIVEKEHGVFKREGDDLEMVVEVSLLEALTGFEFCVALPDGDNMSLKIKDVIHPGYVTVVQGKGMPNPKEGGKKRGDLRVWFRTKFPQQLTDDQRAEIQSILQEDSS